In Kryptolebias marmoratus isolate JLee-2015 linkage group LG20, ASM164957v2, whole genome shotgun sequence, a genomic segment contains:
- the kif1ab gene encoding kinesin-like protein KIF1A isoform X5: protein MAGASVKVAVRVRPFNSREIGKDSKCIIQMSGNTTTILNPKQPKENKSFNFDYSYWSHTTPEDINYASQMQVYKDIGEEMLLHAFEGYNVCIFAYGQTGAGKSYTMMGRQEKDQQGIIPLLCEDLFTKINDSNNDNNMSYSVEVSYMEIYCERVRDLLNPKNKGNLRVREHPLLGPYVEDLSKLAVTSYNDIQDLMDSGNKARTVAATNMNETSSRSHAVFNIIFTQKKHDTETDNTSEKVSKISLVDLAGSERADSTGAKGTRLKEGANINKSLTTLGKVISALAELDSAPNKNKKKKKVESFIPYRDSVLTWLLRENLGGNSRTAMVAALSPADINYDETLSTLRYADRAKQIRCNAVINEDPNNRLVRELKEEVARLKDLLYAQGLGDIIEMTHAMTGMSPSPSLSALSSRACSISNLHDRIFSPASEEAIERLKETEKIIAELNETWEEKLRRTEAIRMEREALLAEMGVAMREDGGTVGVFSPKKTPHLVNLNEDPLMSECLLYYIKDGITKVGRENAKTRQDIVLSGHFIEDEHCTFSSTTGPQGEGCVILEPCEGAETYVNGKRVTSPTVLRSGNRIIMGKSHVFRFNDPEQARLERERTPCAETPVEPVDWAFAQRELLEKQGIDMKQEMEQRLQELEDQYRKEREEASNLLEQQRLDYESKLEALQKQVDSRYLESPEEEEEPEEEVPWTKRETELALWAFRKWRFYQFTSLRDLLWGNAIFLKEANAISVELKKKVQFQFVLLTDTLYSPLPPDLLPPSVAKERERRPFPQTIVAVEVQDQKNGATHYWTLEKLRQRLDLMREMYDRAAELPSSAVDDCDHALTGGDPFYDRFPWFRLVGRAFVYLSNLLYPVPLVHRVAIVSEKGEVKGFLRVAVQAISADEEAPDYGSGVRQSGTAKISFEDNQFEKFQSESCPGGLSHSNTSQEELRIVEGEGQNVEMGISADEVNNNTCEATLDAPHSPVKSLGLGLDLPLELSPEKSLTHLKIGSTFTFRVTVLQASSISAEYADIFCQFNFIHRHDEAFSTEPLKNTGRGPPLGFYHVQNITVEVTKSFLEYIKTQPIVFEVFGHYQKQPFPPLCKDLISPLRPSRRQFPRVMPLSKPVPATKLSTLTRSTAGPCHAKYDLMVFFEICELEANGDYIPAVVDHRGGMPCHGTFLLHQGIQRRIRVTIAHEAGNEIEWKEVKELVIGRIRNTPEADETIIDPNILSLNILSSGYLWPKHDDKSVSLGVDHRTFYRFEAAWDSSMHNSLLLNRVTPYGEKIYITLSTYLEMENCTQPTVITKDFCMVFYSRDTKLPASRSIRNFFSTGCLRPSESNRVTGVYEITLCHVADNGSPGMQRRRRRVLDTSVAYVRGEENLAGWRPRSDSLILDHQWELEKLSLLQEVEKTRHYLLLREKLEATLQAGQEALYKSGDISDFAKSPVLSHSPGSIPPTPDSPNQRQKELAAKCLRLLMHTFNREYSQVSSSASESKLSEMSVSLMRESSSSELSTLTPSSTCPSLVDGHYDIRLTDPSSGASTPDLDPFSPVDRKKALRGCTFVPDIQEIRVSPIVSKKGYLHFLEHHTSGWVRRFVVVRRPYVYLYRSERDNVERAVINLSSAKVEYSEDKQTLLRTPNTFAVCTDHRGILLQATNDKEMHDWLYAFNPLLAGTIRSKLSRRKSVQSLPAAQRM from the exons ATGGCGGGGGCTTCGGTGAAGGTGGCCGTAAGGGTCCGGCCCTTCAACTCCAGGGAGATCGGGAAGGATAGCAAGTGCATCATCCAGATGTCTGGGAACACCACGA CAATCCTGAACCcaaaacagccgaaagaaaacaAGAGCTTCAACTTTGACTACTCTTACTGGTCACACACCACG CCGGAGGACATCAACTATGCGTCTCAGATGCAAGTGTACAAAGACATCGGAGAGGAGATGCTGCTTCATGCCTTCGAAGGCTACAACGTCTGCATATTTGCATACGGCCAGACAGGAGCGGGCAAAAGCTACACCATGATGGGGCGGCAGGAAAAAGACCAGCAGGGGATTATACCTTTG CTGTGTGAGGATCTTTTCACCAAGATTAACGACAGCAATAATGACAACAACATGTCTTACTCTGTGGAG GTGAGTTACATGGAGATCTACTGTGAGCGTGTGCGTGACCTGCTGAACCCCAAAAACAAGGGCAACCTGCGTGTCCGGGAGCACCCGCTGCTGGGGCCTTACGTGGAAGACCTGTCCAAACTGGCCGTCACCTCCTACAACGACATTCAGGACCTGATGGATTCCGGAAACAAGGCCAG GACTGTGGCTGCCACCAACATGAACGAGACCAGCAGCCGCTCCCACGCTGTCTTCAACATCATCTTCACACAGAAGAAACACGACACGGAGACAGACAACACGTCAGAAAAG gtCAGCAAGATAAGTCTGGTTGACTTGGCCGGCAGCGAGAGGGCCGACTCAACCGGAGCGAAAGGGACGAGACTGAAG GAAGGAGCAAACATCAACAAATCTCTTACCACACTGGGGAAAGTTATTTCTGCTTTAGCTGAACTG GACTCTGCACCTAATAAG aataagaaaaagaagaaggtggAGAGTTTTATTCCCTACAGAGATTCGGTTCTGACTTGGCTTCTGAGGGAGAACTTAG GAGGGAACTCTCGCACAGCCATGGTGGCTGCTCTCAGCCCTGCAGATATCAACTACGATGAAACCCTCAGCACTCTTCG GTACGCCGACCGAGCGAAACAGATCCGCTGCAACGCCGTGATCAACGAGGACCCCAACAACCGCCTGGTCCGcgagctgaaggaggaggtggCTCGCCTCAAAGACCTGCTGTACGCTCAGGGACTCGGAGACATCATAGAGA TGACCCACGCCATGACGGGAATGAGTCCCTCCCCCTCGCTCTCTGCCCTGTCCAGCCGCGCCTGCTCCATCAGCAACCTCCACGATCGCATCTTCAGTCCGGCCAGCGAGGAGGCGATCGAGCGGCTCAAG gaaacagagaagATTATCGCAGAGCTCAATGAGACGTGGGAGGAGAAGTTGCGTCGTACTGAAGCCATCCGCATGGAGAG AGAGGCTCTGCTGGCAGAGATGGGTGTTGCCATGAGGGAGGACGGAGGCACTGTTGGCGTGTTTTCCcccaaaaag ACCCCTCATCTTGTGAACCTCAACGAGGACCCTCTGATGTCGGAGTGTCTGCTGTACTACATCAAAGATGGCATCACCAA GGTTGGGCGTGAAAATGCCAAGACTCGCCAGGACATCGTTCTCAGCGGCCACTTCATTGAAGACGAGCACTGCACCTTCAGCAGCACCACCGGGCCCCAGGGAGAAG GCTGTGTTATTCTCGAGCCATGTGAGGGAGCAGAGACATATGTCAACGGGAAGAGAGTCACCTCACCCACTGTTCTGCGGTCCG GGAACCGCATCATCATGGGGAAGAGCCACGTGTTCCGGTTCAACGACCCGGAGCAGGCCCGTCTAGAGCGGGAGAGGACGCCGTGCGCCGAGACCCCGGTGGAGCCCGTCGACTGGGCCTTCGCTCAGAGGGAGCTCCTGGAGAAACAAGGAATCGACATGAAGCAGGAGATGGAGCAGAG GCTTCAGGAGCTTGAAGATCAATATCgcaaagaaagagaagaagccAGCAACCTGCTCGAGCAGCAGAGGCTG GACTACGAGAGCAAACTGGAAGCCCTTCAGAAACAGGTGGACTCGCGCTACCTGGAGtcacctgaggaggaggaggagcccgAGGAGGAAG TGCCGTGGACAAAGCGTGAGACCGAGCTGGCTCTGTGGGCTTTCAGGAAATGGCGTTTCTATCAGTTCACGTCTCTCAGGGATCTGCTCTGGGGCAATGCCATCTTCCTCAAAGAGGCAAACGCTATCAGTGTGGAGCTGAAGAAAAAG GTGCAGTTCCAGTTCGTCCTCTTGACAGACACTCTTTACTCTCCACTTCCGCCCGACCTGCTGCCGCCCAGTGTGGCTAAAGAGCGCGAGAGACGACCTTTTCCTCAAACCATAGTAGCTGTTGAAGTACAGGATCAAAAGAATGGAGCCACGCATTACTGGACCCTGGAAAAACTCAG GCAGAGGCTGGACCTGATGAGGGAGATGTATGACCGAGCTGCGGAGCTTCCCAGCAGTGCTGTGGACGACTGCGACCACGCTCTGACCGGAGGAGACCCTTTCTATGACCGCTTCCCATGGTTCCGTCTGGTTGGCAG GGCTTTTGTTTACCTGAGTAACCTGCTGTACCCGGTGCCCCTGGTGCACCGCGTGGCCATCGTCAGCGAAAAGGGAGAGGTCAAAGGTTTCCTCAGGGTGGCAGTGCAGGCCATCTCAG CTGATGAGGAGGCCCCTGATTACGGTTCTGGAGTTAGACAGTCAGGAACCGCCAAGATCTCCTTTGAAGACAACCAGTTTGAGAAG TTCCAGTCCGAGTCGTGTCCCGGCGGTTTGTCGCACTCCAACacctcccaggaggagctgaggatcGTAGAGGGAGAAGGACAAAATGTTGAGATGGGAATCTCAGCAGATGAAGTTAATAACAACACCTGTGAAG CCACCCTGGATGCTCCTCACAGCCCCGTGAAGAGTTTAGGTCTAGGTCTGGACCTTCCTCTGGAGCTCTCCCCAGAAAAGTCTCTGACCCACCTGAAGATCGGCAGCACCTTCACCTTCAGAGTCACCGTCTTACAGGCCTCCAGCATCTCAGCAGAATACGCCGACATCTTCTGCCAGTTCAA CTTCATCCACCGTCATGATGAAGCTTTTTCCACTGAGCCACTAAAGAACACCGGCAGAGGACCTCCACTGGGTTTCTACCACGTCCAAAAC ATCACGGTGGAGGTGACCAAGTCCTTTTTGGAGTACATCAAGACTCAGCCCATCGTCTTCGAGGTGTTCGGACACTACCAGAAACAGCCCTTCCCTCCGCTATGCAAAGATTTGATCAG TCCACTGAGACCCTCCAGGAGGCAGTTTCCTCGAGTCATGCCGCTATCAAAACCAG TGCCGGCCACCAAGCTCAGCACGCTGACTCGCTCCACTGCAGGACCTTGTCACGCCAAATACGACCTCATGGTCTTCTTTGAGATCTGTGAGCTAGAAGCTAACGGAGA ctACATTCCAGCTGTGGTTGACCACAGAGGGGGGATGCCCTGCCACGGGACGTTCCTCTTACATCAG GGCATTCAGAGAAGGATCAGAGTTACCATCGCCCACGAAGCCGGAAACGAAATCGAGTggaaggaggtgaaggagctgGTTATCG GTCGGATCCGAAACACTCCGGAGGCTGATGAGACCATCATAGACCCCAACATCCTCTCCCTCAACATCCTGTCCTCCGGATACCTTTGGCCCAAACATGATGACAA AAGTGTATCGTTGGGAGTGGATCATAG AACCTTCTACCGATTCGAGGCGGCTTGGGACAGCTCCATGCACAACTCTCTGCTTCTGAACAGAGTCACCCCGTACGGAGAGAAGATCTACATCACTCTCTCTACTTATCTGGAG ATGGAGAACTGCACTCAGCCAACGGTTATCACCAAAGATTTCTGCATGGTGTTTTATTCTCGTGACACGAAGCTCCCAGCCTCTCGCTCCATCAGGAACTTCTTCAGCACCGGCTGCCTCAGGCCATCGGAGAG taaccGTGTCACCGGAGTTTATGAAATCACTCTCTGCCATGTTGCAGACAACGGAAGTCCAG GCATGCAGCGTCGTCGCAGGCGCGTGCTCGACACGTCTGTGGCGTACGTGCGAGGAGAGGAGAACCTGGCCGGGTGGAGGCCTCGCAGCGACAGCCTCATCCTCGACCACCAGTGGGAGCTGGAGAAGCTCAGCTTACTGCAGGAG gtggAGAAGACTAGACACTACCTGCTGCTGAGGGAAAAGCTCGAAGCCACCCTGCAGGCAGGACAGGAGGCCCTTTACAAGAGCGGCGACATCAGCGACTTTGCAAAGAGCCCTGTCCTCAGCCACAGCCCCGGCAgcatcccccccacccccgacAGCCCCAACCAGAGGCAGAAGGAGCTGGCTGCTAAG TGTCTGCGTCTGCTGATGCACACCTTCAACAGGGAGTACAGCCAGGTGAGCAGCAGTGCCAGTGAAAGCAAG ctctCTGAAATGTCAGTATCGCTCATGAGGGAATCGTCCTCTTCTGAACTGAGCACGCTCACGCCCTCCTCCACCTGCCCCTCGTTGGTCGACGGACATTACGACATtcg ACTTACTGATCCCAGTTCAGGAGCTTCCACACCGGACCTGGACCCGTTTAGCCCGGTGGACAGGAAGAAAGCTCTGAGAGGATGCACCTTTGTTCCCGACATCCAGGAGATCCGTGTCAG cCCCATTGTGTCAAAGAAGGGCTACCTGCACTTCTTGGAGCACCACACCAGTGGCTGGGTGAGGCGTTTCGTTGTGGTCCGCAGGCCCTACGTCTACCTGTACCGCAGCGAGCGGGACAACGTGGAGCGAGCCGTCATCAACCTGTCGTCCGCTAAGGTGGAATACAGCGAAGACAAACAGACTTTGCTGCGG ACTCCCAACACGTTTGCCGTGTGCACCGACCACCGCGGGATCCTGCTGCAGGCCACCAACGACAAGGAGATGCACGACTGGCTGTACGCTTTCAACCCTCTGTTAGCTGGCACCATCAG GTCGAAGCTCTCCAGGAGAAAGTCGGTCCAGTCGCTCCCGGCAGCTCAGAGGATGTGA
- the kif1ab gene encoding kinesin-like protein KIF1A isoform X7 has translation MAGASVKVAVRVRPFNSREIGKDSKCIIQMSGNTTTILNPKQPKENKSFNFDYSYWSHTTPEDINYASQMQVYKDIGEEMLLHAFEGYNVCIFAYGQTGAGKSYTMMGRQEKDQQGIIPLLCEDLFTKINDSNNDNNMSYSVEVSYMEIYCERVRDLLNPKNKGNLRVREHPLLGPYVEDLSKLAVTSYNDIQDLMDSGNKARTVAATNMNETSSRSHAVFNIIFTQKKHDTETDNTSEKVSKISLVDLAGSERADSTGAKGTRLKEGANINKSLTTLGKVISALAELDSAPNKNKKKKKVESFIPYRDSVLTWLLRENLGGNSRTAMVAALSPADINYDETLSTLRYADRAKQIRCNAVINEDPNNRLVRELKEEVARLKDLLYAQGLGDIIEMTHAMTGMSPSPSLSALSSRACSISNLHDRIFSPASEEAIERLKETEKIIAELNETWEEKLRRTEAIRMEREALLAEMGVAMREDGGTVGVFSPKKTPHLVNLNEDPLMSECLLYYIKDGITKVGRENAKTRQDIVLSGHFIEDEHCTFSSTTGPQGEGCVILEPCEGAETYVNGKRVTSPTVLRSGNRIIMGKSHVFRFNDPEQARLERERTPCAETPVEPVDWAFAQRELLEKQGIDMKQEMEQRLQELEDQYRKEREEASNLLEQQRLDYESKLEALQKQVDSRYLESPEEEEEPEEEVPWTKRETELALWAFRKWRFYQFTSLRDLLWGNAIFLKEANAISVELKKKVQFQFVLLTDTLYSPLPPDLLPPSVAKERERRPFPQTIVAVEVQDQKNGATHYWTLEKLRQRLDLMREMYDRAAELPSSAVDDCDHALTGGDPFYDRFPWFRLVGRAFVYLSNLLYPVPLVHRVAIVSEKGEVKGFLRVAVQAISADEEAPDYGSGVRQSGTAKISFEDNQFEKFQSESCPGGLSHSNTSQEELRIVEGEGQNVEMGISADEVNNNTCEATLDAPHSPVKSLGLGLDLPLELSPEKSLTHLKIGSTFTFRVTVLQASSISAEYADIFCQFNFIHRHDEAFSTEPLKNTGRGPPLGFYHVQNITVEVTKSFLEYIKTQPIVFEVFGHYQKQPFPPLCKDLISPLRPSRRQFPRVMPLSKPVPATKLSTLTRSTAGPCHAKYDLMVFFEICELEANGDYIPAVVDHRGGMPCHGTFLLHQGIQRRIRVTIAHEAGNEIEWKEVKELVIGRIRNTPEADETIIDPNILSLNILSSGYLWPKHDDKTFYRFEAAWDSSMHNSLLLNRVTPYGEKIYITLSTYLEMENCTQPTVITKDFCMVFYSRDTKLPASRSIRNFFSTGCLRPSESNRVTGVYEITLCHVADNGSPGMQRRRRRVLDTSVAYVRGEENLAGWRPRSDSLILDHQWELEKLSLLQEVEKTRHYLLLREKLEATLQAGQEALYKSGDISDFAKSPVLSHSPGSIPPTPDSPNQRQKELAAKCLRLLMHTFNREYSQVSSSASESKLSEMSVSLMRESSSSELSTLTPSSTCPSLVDGHYDIRLTDPSSGASTPDLDPFSPVDRKKALRGCTFVPDIQEIRVSPIVSKKGYLHFLEHHTSGWVRRFVVVRRPYVYLYRSERDNVERAVINLSSAKVEYSEDKQTLLRTPNTFAVCTDHRGILLQATNDKEMHDWLYAFNPLLAGTIRSKLSRRKSVQSLPAAQRM, from the exons ATGGCGGGGGCTTCGGTGAAGGTGGCCGTAAGGGTCCGGCCCTTCAACTCCAGGGAGATCGGGAAGGATAGCAAGTGCATCATCCAGATGTCTGGGAACACCACGA CAATCCTGAACCcaaaacagccgaaagaaaacaAGAGCTTCAACTTTGACTACTCTTACTGGTCACACACCACG CCGGAGGACATCAACTATGCGTCTCAGATGCAAGTGTACAAAGACATCGGAGAGGAGATGCTGCTTCATGCCTTCGAAGGCTACAACGTCTGCATATTTGCATACGGCCAGACAGGAGCGGGCAAAAGCTACACCATGATGGGGCGGCAGGAAAAAGACCAGCAGGGGATTATACCTTTG CTGTGTGAGGATCTTTTCACCAAGATTAACGACAGCAATAATGACAACAACATGTCTTACTCTGTGGAG GTGAGTTACATGGAGATCTACTGTGAGCGTGTGCGTGACCTGCTGAACCCCAAAAACAAGGGCAACCTGCGTGTCCGGGAGCACCCGCTGCTGGGGCCTTACGTGGAAGACCTGTCCAAACTGGCCGTCACCTCCTACAACGACATTCAGGACCTGATGGATTCCGGAAACAAGGCCAG GACTGTGGCTGCCACCAACATGAACGAGACCAGCAGCCGCTCCCACGCTGTCTTCAACATCATCTTCACACAGAAGAAACACGACACGGAGACAGACAACACGTCAGAAAAG gtCAGCAAGATAAGTCTGGTTGACTTGGCCGGCAGCGAGAGGGCCGACTCAACCGGAGCGAAAGGGACGAGACTGAAG GAAGGAGCAAACATCAACAAATCTCTTACCACACTGGGGAAAGTTATTTCTGCTTTAGCTGAACTG GACTCTGCACCTAATAAG aataagaaaaagaagaaggtggAGAGTTTTATTCCCTACAGAGATTCGGTTCTGACTTGGCTTCTGAGGGAGAACTTAG GAGGGAACTCTCGCACAGCCATGGTGGCTGCTCTCAGCCCTGCAGATATCAACTACGATGAAACCCTCAGCACTCTTCG GTACGCCGACCGAGCGAAACAGATCCGCTGCAACGCCGTGATCAACGAGGACCCCAACAACCGCCTGGTCCGcgagctgaaggaggaggtggCTCGCCTCAAAGACCTGCTGTACGCTCAGGGACTCGGAGACATCATAGAGA TGACCCACGCCATGACGGGAATGAGTCCCTCCCCCTCGCTCTCTGCCCTGTCCAGCCGCGCCTGCTCCATCAGCAACCTCCACGATCGCATCTTCAGTCCGGCCAGCGAGGAGGCGATCGAGCGGCTCAAG gaaacagagaagATTATCGCAGAGCTCAATGAGACGTGGGAGGAGAAGTTGCGTCGTACTGAAGCCATCCGCATGGAGAG AGAGGCTCTGCTGGCAGAGATGGGTGTTGCCATGAGGGAGGACGGAGGCACTGTTGGCGTGTTTTCCcccaaaaag ACCCCTCATCTTGTGAACCTCAACGAGGACCCTCTGATGTCGGAGTGTCTGCTGTACTACATCAAAGATGGCATCACCAA GGTTGGGCGTGAAAATGCCAAGACTCGCCAGGACATCGTTCTCAGCGGCCACTTCATTGAAGACGAGCACTGCACCTTCAGCAGCACCACCGGGCCCCAGGGAGAAG GCTGTGTTATTCTCGAGCCATGTGAGGGAGCAGAGACATATGTCAACGGGAAGAGAGTCACCTCACCCACTGTTCTGCGGTCCG GGAACCGCATCATCATGGGGAAGAGCCACGTGTTCCGGTTCAACGACCCGGAGCAGGCCCGTCTAGAGCGGGAGAGGACGCCGTGCGCCGAGACCCCGGTGGAGCCCGTCGACTGGGCCTTCGCTCAGAGGGAGCTCCTGGAGAAACAAGGAATCGACATGAAGCAGGAGATGGAGCAGAG GCTTCAGGAGCTTGAAGATCAATATCgcaaagaaagagaagaagccAGCAACCTGCTCGAGCAGCAGAGGCTG GACTACGAGAGCAAACTGGAAGCCCTTCAGAAACAGGTGGACTCGCGCTACCTGGAGtcacctgaggaggaggaggagcccgAGGAGGAAG TGCCGTGGACAAAGCGTGAGACCGAGCTGGCTCTGTGGGCTTTCAGGAAATGGCGTTTCTATCAGTTCACGTCTCTCAGGGATCTGCTCTGGGGCAATGCCATCTTCCTCAAAGAGGCAAACGCTATCAGTGTGGAGCTGAAGAAAAAG GTGCAGTTCCAGTTCGTCCTCTTGACAGACACTCTTTACTCTCCACTTCCGCCCGACCTGCTGCCGCCCAGTGTGGCTAAAGAGCGCGAGAGACGACCTTTTCCTCAAACCATAGTAGCTGTTGAAGTACAGGATCAAAAGAATGGAGCCACGCATTACTGGACCCTGGAAAAACTCAG GCAGAGGCTGGACCTGATGAGGGAGATGTATGACCGAGCTGCGGAGCTTCCCAGCAGTGCTGTGGACGACTGCGACCACGCTCTGACCGGAGGAGACCCTTTCTATGACCGCTTCCCATGGTTCCGTCTGGTTGGCAG GGCTTTTGTTTACCTGAGTAACCTGCTGTACCCGGTGCCCCTGGTGCACCGCGTGGCCATCGTCAGCGAAAAGGGAGAGGTCAAAGGTTTCCTCAGGGTGGCAGTGCAGGCCATCTCAG CTGATGAGGAGGCCCCTGATTACGGTTCTGGAGTTAGACAGTCAGGAACCGCCAAGATCTCCTTTGAAGACAACCAGTTTGAGAAG TTCCAGTCCGAGTCGTGTCCCGGCGGTTTGTCGCACTCCAACacctcccaggaggagctgaggatcGTAGAGGGAGAAGGACAAAATGTTGAGATGGGAATCTCAGCAGATGAAGTTAATAACAACACCTGTGAAG CCACCCTGGATGCTCCTCACAGCCCCGTGAAGAGTTTAGGTCTAGGTCTGGACCTTCCTCTGGAGCTCTCCCCAGAAAAGTCTCTGACCCACCTGAAGATCGGCAGCACCTTCACCTTCAGAGTCACCGTCTTACAGGCCTCCAGCATCTCAGCAGAATACGCCGACATCTTCTGCCAGTTCAA CTTCATCCACCGTCATGATGAAGCTTTTTCCACTGAGCCACTAAAGAACACCGGCAGAGGACCTCCACTGGGTTTCTACCACGTCCAAAAC ATCACGGTGGAGGTGACCAAGTCCTTTTTGGAGTACATCAAGACTCAGCCCATCGTCTTCGAGGTGTTCGGACACTACCAGAAACAGCCCTTCCCTCCGCTATGCAAAGATTTGATCAG TCCACTGAGACCCTCCAGGAGGCAGTTTCCTCGAGTCATGCCGCTATCAAAACCAG TGCCGGCCACCAAGCTCAGCACGCTGACTCGCTCCACTGCAGGACCTTGTCACGCCAAATACGACCTCATGGTCTTCTTTGAGATCTGTGAGCTAGAAGCTAACGGAGA ctACATTCCAGCTGTGGTTGACCACAGAGGGGGGATGCCCTGCCACGGGACGTTCCTCTTACATCAG GGCATTCAGAGAAGGATCAGAGTTACCATCGCCCACGAAGCCGGAAACGAAATCGAGTggaaggaggtgaaggagctgGTTATCG GTCGGATCCGAAACACTCCGGAGGCTGATGAGACCATCATAGACCCCAACATCCTCTCCCTCAACATCCTGTCCTCCGGATACCTTTGGCCCAAACATGATGACAA AACCTTCTACCGATTCGAGGCGGCTTGGGACAGCTCCATGCACAACTCTCTGCTTCTGAACAGAGTCACCCCGTACGGAGAGAAGATCTACATCACTCTCTCTACTTATCTGGAG ATGGAGAACTGCACTCAGCCAACGGTTATCACCAAAGATTTCTGCATGGTGTTTTATTCTCGTGACACGAAGCTCCCAGCCTCTCGCTCCATCAGGAACTTCTTCAGCACCGGCTGCCTCAGGCCATCGGAGAG taaccGTGTCACCGGAGTTTATGAAATCACTCTCTGCCATGTTGCAGACAACGGAAGTCCAG GCATGCAGCGTCGTCGCAGGCGCGTGCTCGACACGTCTGTGGCGTACGTGCGAGGAGAGGAGAACCTGGCCGGGTGGAGGCCTCGCAGCGACAGCCTCATCCTCGACCACCAGTGGGAGCTGGAGAAGCTCAGCTTACTGCAGGAG gtggAGAAGACTAGACACTACCTGCTGCTGAGGGAAAAGCTCGAAGCCACCCTGCAGGCAGGACAGGAGGCCCTTTACAAGAGCGGCGACATCAGCGACTTTGCAAAGAGCCCTGTCCTCAGCCACAGCCCCGGCAgcatcccccccacccccgacAGCCCCAACCAGAGGCAGAAGGAGCTGGCTGCTAAG TGTCTGCGTCTGCTGATGCACACCTTCAACAGGGAGTACAGCCAGGTGAGCAGCAGTGCCAGTGAAAGCAAG ctctCTGAAATGTCAGTATCGCTCATGAGGGAATCGTCCTCTTCTGAACTGAGCACGCTCACGCCCTCCTCCACCTGCCCCTCGTTGGTCGACGGACATTACGACATtcg ACTTACTGATCCCAGTTCAGGAGCTTCCACACCGGACCTGGACCCGTTTAGCCCGGTGGACAGGAAGAAAGCTCTGAGAGGATGCACCTTTGTTCCCGACATCCAGGAGATCCGTGTCAG cCCCATTGTGTCAAAGAAGGGCTACCTGCACTTCTTGGAGCACCACACCAGTGGCTGGGTGAGGCGTTTCGTTGTGGTCCGCAGGCCCTACGTCTACCTGTACCGCAGCGAGCGGGACAACGTGGAGCGAGCCGTCATCAACCTGTCGTCCGCTAAGGTGGAATACAGCGAAGACAAACAGACTTTGCTGCGG ACTCCCAACACGTTTGCCGTGTGCACCGACCACCGCGGGATCCTGCTGCAGGCCACCAACGACAAGGAGATGCACGACTGGCTGTACGCTTTCAACCCTCTGTTAGCTGGCACCATCAG GTCGAAGCTCTCCAGGAGAAAGTCGGTCCAGTCGCTCCCGGCAGCTCAGAGGATGTGA